The nucleotide sequence GGGCAGAGAAGTGGTGATTACAATACTGTGCTGAGAAACGGTAGTTACGAGACTGGGCCTAGAAACAAGGATTACAAGGCTTGGCTAAGAAACGGGGGTTACAAGACTCGGCCGAGAACCAGTGGTCACGAGACTGGCCAGAGAAGTGGTGGTTACAAGACTGGGCTGGGAATTGGTGGTTACAAAATAGGGCTGTGAATTGGTGGTTACGAGATGGCTGAGAAATGGTGGTTATGAGACTGAGCTGAGAAATGGTGGTTACAAGAATGGACTGAAAAAATTGTTGTTAGGAAACTCCCGTAAGAAGTAGTAGTTATGGTACTACACCGAAAGAGGTGGTTACGAGAATGGGATGAGAAGCGCTAGTTATATGACTGAACTGAGCAGCTCTGGTTATGAGAACAGGCTGAGAATTGGCAGTCACGAGTGGTTACAAGACTGGGCCTAGAATCGGTGGTTACGAGACTGGGCAGAGAATCGGTGGTTACGAGACTGGGCAGAGAATCGGTGGTTACGAGACTGGGCAGAGAATCGGAGGTTACGAGACTGGGCTGAGAATCGGTGGTTACGAGACTGATAAGAGAATCGGTGGTTACGAGACTGGGCAGAGAATCGGTGGTTACGAGACTGGGCAGAGAATCGGTGGTTACGAGACTGGGCAGAGAATCGGTGGTTACGAGACTGGGCAGAGAATCGGTGGTTACGAGACTGGGCAGAGAATCGGTGGTTACGAGACTGGGCAGAGAATCGGTGGTTACGAGACTGGGCAAAGAATCGGTGGTTACGAGACTGGGCAGAGAATCAGTGGTTACGAGACTGGGCAGAGAATCGGAGGTTACGAGACTGGGCTGAGAATCGGTGGTTACGAGACTGATAAGAGAATCGGTGGTTACGAGACTGGGCAGAGAATCGGTGGTTACGAGACTGGGCAGAGAATCGGTGGTTACGAGACTGGGCAAAGAATCGGTGGTTACGAGACTGGGCAGAGAATCGGTGGTTACGAGACTGGGCAGAGAATCGGTGGTTACGAGACTGGGCAAAGAATCGGTGGTTACGAGACTGGGCAAAGAATCGGTGGTTACGAGACTGGGCAAAGAATCGGTGGTTACGAGACTGGGCAAAGAATCGGTGGTTACAAGACTAGGCTGAGAAACAGTGGATAGGCGACTGGCCTGAGAAGCGAAGGTTGAGACAGAGCCGAGAATCAGGGGTTATGAGACTGGGCAGAGAATCAGTGGTTATGAGATTGGGATGAGAATCGGTCGTTATAAGATTGGGCAAAGATGCAATGGTTACAAGACTCGGCCGAAAATCGGTGGTTACAAGAAGCGGCCAAGAAATGGTGGTTTCGAGAATTGGCAGAGATGGTTACAGGACTGGGCAGAGAAATGGTAGTTACGAGACTGGGCAGAGAAATTATGGTTACATGACGGGTTCAAAAATTGATGATTATGAAACTGTGCTGAGAATCAGTGGTTACGAGACTGGGCCAAGAAACAATGGTTATGAAACTGGGCTGAGAAATGATGGTTATGATACTGGGCCGAGAATCGATGGTTACAAGACTGGGTCGAGAATCGGTGGTTACGAGACTGCCGAGAATTGGTGGTTACGAGACTTGGACATGAAGCGGTGGTTATGAGACTGGACCAAGAATCGGTGGTTAAGAGACTGGGCCGAGAAACAGTGGTTATGAGACGGCCAAGAAACAGTGGTTATGCGACTGGCCCGAGGAACACTTTTTACGAGACTGGGTCGAGAAGAAGTGGTTATGAGACTGGACTGAGAAGTGGTGGTTACCGAATGGGGCAGAGTAAAACTGGTTATAAGACTGGGCCAAGAAACACTGGTTACGAGACTAGGCCGAGAAGCGGTGGTTACAAGACTGGGCCGAGAAGCGGTGGTTATGAGACTGGACTGAGAAGTGGTGGTTACCAGACGGGCCGAGATACACTGGTTATGAGACTGGGCCAAGAAGCAGTGGTTACAAGAATGGGccgagaaaacggattttgagcgaagcgaaaaatctatttttgggtgagatagccatggcgtcctgatggaaggttcctttttggtagcttccttgggtaaataactactaagatattcccagagaatttaaccacaggttatcacagaattctaacttctggagcaagtatcctaaaggtttcccttttaagacatcgtatatcaacaggggacgcatgtattaacgcgccacatagctatctacaccccgaacagagttaatgcttcggtgtgtaagggctgagaatagctgggagccgttccatagctaatctcattcgtggctactactgatactcgagacgtaaacaaacgggcgccattgcttaaatgacgtcacgtccgtctttatcctgaagccagttgcttgcccatcaccatgatacagcagagcagggtgggacctaaaactggacgaagtagcagggagggtccatcaggacgccatggctatctcacccaaaaatagatttttcgcttcgctcaaaatccgttttttgggctcaagccatggcgtcctgatggaagaataccagagaatcaatgtatcgtggtagattttcccctaatagtaagtgccaaggcattgacaaattagcatagtaatcttggtaaagaaccgtagggaagaagcatcctgccccccttggcagtgaagttcccacgggccatgccgacgtcaaagtggtattgaagggctattcatcctgatagaagaacttgaagattggagatgaagctgaatgtttggtatttgtataggaacattctgaaaagcagaccagtggtggttgggcactgtatgttgagaaggatgattcatctccagggtatgaagagtaagtattcgtattggaacattacataatcagagtgaatataaattaagagttagtatcttaatttctccataaccataaggaaaaggggataataaaactatgacaggcatgtatttcatagtaagtaggagctgattgagacgcacaggtaataaaatagaaattttatttcacaaatgcagaaattaaataaattacagcaataagtaaagttcatttacagtaattataatgtacatagtaataaagacttgctcttgaatctgaaaaggaatttcaagtttatttgtaggcactcgttctcgaggaacgcaagtctttgattaaaacacatcatgctcagggcatgcggcacttgtgtgacaactatgacatttcacctgggataagaacagttataaaagcactaagtgttttcgacatcactatgtatcgctcgagggtcaacataggcacccgaagagttagagtcccaagtaactcactgttctacgcagagttaggtgcaggtttcataacactacctgcggctaccacaaaatgtttgacttcgtgcacttgtttcgcataatgtttaaagaaaacgcgcgaggacttccagcctgtgaagtttttaaggctttcaaagtccatactctgaaagaaattcagagatgatgcaactttcctaggatcatggccagcgggtgtactgtcaggatccgctctgcgaatgaagtaggtgattttcgctcttaattgtctcagtgacaggtcgctgcccgatgtttctcctttgaagagttggcctccaccaaagttcgaagttctgcgaagatagaccttgaggctctctactgggcatagagagacatcttccttcagggggcatattctccaggggccccatcttttggtgggtaattcatttttggcgagaaacgtcggatcaggggagagggtaacgtctcctgtatcggtaaacaggatgtgtccgtcttctcttgataatgccactatttcgctgactcgagctcccgaagcaagagcaaagagaaatataactttctgagtcagatccttgagagggcatgaatcattatccaagttggaggcgaaatggagcaccttgtctagtgaccaggagatcggtttcggtgggggtgctgggcgtaggcgagcacatgctttcggtagtttgttgaagatgtcgctggacagatcaatttggaaagcatatagaattggtctggtcaaggccgatttgcaggttgaaatcgtattggctgctaatccctgtccatgaaggtgaataaagaaggacatgcagaaatcagtcgtgatttctttaggattttttgtcttgacgaaggagacccatttcctccaggatgattcgtattgccgtcttgtggattcggtcttgtattcctctaggaagtccagacttttcttcgagatcccaaacctcttctttgcggctagggagagaaaatcatgagatgaaggtccttgattttcgatgttgaagcgaagacagtcgacttctgtacttgttgggagagaactgggcccgggagagggatcagcttgggctgcagctccaggaccagggggtaccagttgctccggggccacttgggagccactagggccgctgtccctttgaaggttctcagtttggagaggactttcaacagaaggttggtgggagggaacaggtagatcttggaccatctgttccagtccagtgacatggcatccactgcttctgccttggggtcctcgtacggggccacataccgaggaagttgattggtgtcgctcgttgcaaagagatctatctgaagttctgggacttggtgagagatgaaggagaacgatcttgcgtctagagaccattccgactctatcgggtttgtccgagatagagcatccgctgtctcgttgcggaatccttgtaggtgaactgcagacaggtgccacttcttcttctctgccagacggaagattgggagaagcacctgatttatctggggcgatcttgagccttggcgattgagacaacgaactaccaccgagttgtctagggttagacgaatgtggatcgagggcggcggggataatttcttcagagttagaaggaccgccatggcctccaagatgtttatatggaacgtcttgaacaggggagaccaggtgccttgagcctgtttttggtgggagtgacctccccaaccctccagcgaagcgtccgtgtggatgttgagtgatggaggagggtgttagagaggaatggaccttttcagggcctttgcttctgaccacggctttaggagaagtcgaagtctgtttggaagccgtctcttgaggtctcttcgagcgatggatgcagaacgtctccagactcccgcggcatcctttagctgtgcacgaagcactgggtttgttactgaggcgaactgtagagagcctagaactcgttcctgctggcgtcttgaaattcgtttggatttcagcagtcgcttgacagaccctgctatttccttccttttcttctgggggatggaaaggcggtgtgactgaaggttccattggattcccaaccactggaacttctgagctggagagaggcgagatttcttctcgttgatcttgaatcccaggtgttctaggtactgggtgactttgttgcaagattttacacaatcttcgggcgatggagcccagactagcaagtcgtcgaggtaggccatcacctggacgtttcggaggcggagctgttgtactatggcgtccgccagctttgtgaagatccgaggggccacgttgaggccgaagggcatggcccggaaggcgtagcttttcctttggagtcgaaatcctaggtaggaggaagcgtgatggttcattggaacttgccagtaggcatccgccaggtctatggagaccgtgtaggaacctcgaggcagaagggtccttatctgttgaagagtcagcatcttgaacttgtcgttcgctatgaacttgttgaggggggataagtccagaatgactctgagtttgtctgagtctttcttggggacacaaaacagtctcccttggaacctggtggactttaccttccttatcaccttcttgttcaagagatctaggacatattcttccagaaggggggttgattgttggaagaattgctggaaggttgggggtggttgagtccaactccagcctagacccttcttgacgatgctgtgtgcccagggatcgaaggtccaacgatcctggaattggcggagtcttcctcccaccggaagcacttcattgcttctggtgtcccgagggcttgctgcctcggccgctagctccctttcctcctctgcctctggagggacggcgagatgcgtctctgcttgcacctctgtttgagcctctacctttgggacgaaaggtagttgtctgttgctcgaaagcaggggtgaagaccggtgactgtgacaacaccggttgggtgaccaattgaaaggtctgttgtggctgagctgccacttgggaggtagcgggtcccggaaaatgacgtctttgttgacgttgctggggtttctgttttagggatttcctcttaggttgaggtccgtcgtcctgagagggtttcctttttcttgacatgccccacttgtggagaaggttcctattctccgtggcggctttgtcggtgatttccttcacaaggtcagaaggaaagaggtgtttaccccagatgttggaggaaatcagcctccggggttcgtgtttcacagtggcacctgcgaacacgaattcacgacaggctctccgagccttcatgaagtggtacaagtccttcatcacggttgtcatgtgggatttggagagtaccatgtagtggtctggtactctggtgtcacaggccataatttcaagttggacttggtgagacatagatgctgcgagcttctccttcgtatcttgttcccgacgaaggaggtgatcgttgagcttagggaggtcttcgttaaactgacgtcaggcgacgtcaggatctagctttcccacgacgaaagtatgctggatatccttccagtgtcgagcgtcagggggagtgactgtggagaagggtctgcactcctccagtacagggcaggctttcccctcttccacagctttaaggcacgcagtgaaggccttttccaagaatggaagtacaGTACCACATTTTCAGGTgagacataagtagggtgcttcttgctcagggccggaagcttagagcaggtaaaacccctactcttgaatgtgttggctagcatagcctgggccttcgcgagatcgaacactatctcttccttcggttcggtctcttccttagaggcaggttcagaacgaagtcggacctaacagtccgggtaggcctcaaagtttgggaagaactccacgtcttccaaagggaccgtgccgatcttgtcgctgataaagatcctgccggtcgcgataaccatatgctcagcatacctccacgggttggcatgtgagcaagcggggagatccttaaccgaaatcctctttggttctctggatcccatcatggacctgatgaactcctgattctcctttaacctgtcatccatgacggctctaatcaaccggatcatttcttgagtggaagaagagggatccggggtcgtggaggtagacgggatagatacttccgtcggtgtaggagtaggagcggagatggaaggaggagcgacctcttgctccgattcggcgtattccacctggtcttcgtcatcttcagctccttgagccataagagtcttctccgtgtcttccgagacatccgacatatgttcgtcatcttcagaatccaggcggcactcgtgcatggactgagccatgacaacatcaggttccactgtaatttggacagtgggaatcacatccttgggtaccactgaatcaggggaggccttagggaacaagagtgacctcatttcttcagtggccaggtacggtccggtggcattcttctggaagccacgcacccacttgcgtagcttctcccgagaagtgtccctgacctccgctgagggagggttatggaaggcatcaactagttgagcctggcagaccgtacaattcagtgggtcccagaatttcagatcccctttcttgttagcacaaggggcgtgagtcctgcaagccgtatgcccgtagaagtgcgggcgtttcacagcgcagaagtcgaagtcacacttcatctgctcctcctgtggaagaaagagaaaatgagtatgggggagtcataagaatggttcttaagctaagttaagattaatcattaatattaacttaaagaaagggtgtgatgcatagagattgaagtagtaaagaaaacatactccatgcatctcgcccgtctggctaccgcaagctttatccctgggtaatccgagatggccgaaggcacaggatagtattccctgaaattccacagggcaatggaattccatggaaaaccaaggataagtttgggactgagatcactcagtcccaaattagggagctaacaggtcccttagggtaactgcttccggcaaccagccacgctaagatgcacgcagcatgctggaatattgaagaatgcaaagggacagcatgattactaatagaacagtacctaagcactgatctaaagagtgtaaacaggctatctgtttgcagtgtagggctatcagtatacaagtgatagctaggagaagggggtgcaagtatccttgacgcctccgggaggttccggcagacctccggcacgccggaggccgctccagcagagtttctggcattaggacagacaaaatgtaagtcaagagtaaagccagggtggcggccgccggcacaacggcggcacgccggcagaggagcggcggctccggcggttggaggatgccggattggtgactgggataaggatggttatagctgaaccaggttgccggcagtgaatgccggcactccggtggccgaccggcaggcggacggtgaagctaggaggaaggaggaaggccgtcggcgggagccggcggcggtcgacagtcccccggcaagcggaggggctggcggcatgagggtaggggagagtcaccaaggtaggaggcaggtatcgccgacagtggaggcggcaagggaccggcacccggatagtgagagagacagggggagggatgtaagaagtccagtcatggaatccagacatccccccccct is from Palaemon carinicauda isolate YSFRI2023 chromosome 13, ASM3689809v2, whole genome shotgun sequence and encodes:
- the LOC137652566 gene encoding TATA-binding protein-associated factor 2N-like — translated: MARERVAAWARKVAGNVDQQAIGGELENADAQWSYGTLLWLVVVTRVGVELEWEAVVTKLGQETMVTGLPEKQWLRDKNNKHWLTDSEEKLWLRDWVTSGYKTGPRIGGYETGQRIGGYETGQRIGGYETGQRIGGYETGLRIGGYETDKRIGGYETGQRIGGYETGQRIGGYETGQRIGGYETGQRIGGYETGQRIGGYETGQRIGGYETGQRIGGYETGQRISGYETGQRIGGYETGLRIGGYETDKRIGGYETGQRIGGYETGQRIGGYETGQRIGGYETGQRIGGYETGQRIGGYETGQRIGGYETGQRIGGYETGQRIGGYETGQRIGGYKTRLRNSG